Proteins from a genomic interval of Hornefia porci:
- a CDS encoding vWA domain-containing protein, producing MFIHFFYTLREYGLEVSLDEWLCLMDALDRGLAGNSLREFYYLCRNVLVKRESDYDKFDMAFAAFFQSIRPVDELPEELWDWLNQGELERELEDMPEWAKEFDFDTLQKMFRERLEEQKEKHDGGNYWVGTGGTSPFGHGGYNPAGIRVGGAGRHRSAVQIAEERNFRDFRQDNELDTRQFQMAFRKLRQFSTRVDTAKTELDIDETIDATCENAGLLRLVYEKPRKNTVKLLLLMDAGGSMYQHSELCSRLFQALHDSTHLKDLKIYYFHNCVYDYLYTDPSCASGRWIETEWVLRNLDSDYKVILVGDAAMSSYELLSRGGNLDWYVYNKEPGIDWLKKLERHYKNIVWLNPIKKERWGYAWGSRTIALVRDVFPMYELTLDGLDAAIQKLLSR from the coding sequence ATGTTCATCCATTTTTTCTATACACTGAGGGAATACGGCTTGGAGGTTTCGCTGGACGAATGGCTCTGTCTGATGGATGCTCTGGATCGGGGGCTGGCCGGAAACTCGCTGCGGGAATTTTATTATCTGTGCCGGAATGTCCTCGTGAAACGGGAGAGCGACTACGACAAATTTGATATGGCGTTTGCTGCTTTTTTCCAGTCGATCCGGCCGGTGGATGAGCTTCCGGAGGAACTGTGGGACTGGCTGAATCAGGGTGAGCTGGAGCGGGAACTCGAGGATATGCCGGAATGGGCGAAGGAATTTGATTTCGATACGCTGCAGAAGATGTTCCGGGAACGTCTGGAGGAACAGAAGGAAAAGCACGACGGCGGAAATTACTGGGTCGGAACCGGAGGGACATCGCCCTTCGGCCACGGCGGCTACAATCCTGCGGGAATCCGGGTCGGCGGAGCGGGACGGCACCGGTCGGCGGTGCAGATTGCGGAGGAACGCAATTTCCGTGATTTCCGGCAGGATAATGAGCTGGATACCCGTCAGTTTCAGATGGCTTTCCGGAAGCTGCGGCAGTTTTCCACCCGGGTAGACACGGCGAAAACAGAACTGGACATCGATGAGACCATTGACGCCACCTGTGAGAATGCAGGACTTCTGAGACTTGTTTATGAAAAGCCCCGGAAGAACACCGTCAAGCTGCTTCTGCTGATGGATGCGGGCGGCTCCATGTATCAGCACAGCGAACTCTGCAGCAGACTGTTTCAGGCGCTGCACGATTCAACACACCTGAAAGATCTGAAAATCTATTATTTCCATAACTGTGTCTATGATTACCTTTATACGGATCCCTCCTGCGCGAGCGGCCGCTGGATCGAGACCGAGTGGGTGCTCAGAAATCTGGATTCGGACTATAAGGTGATTCTGGTGGGTGATGCGGCGATGTCCAGCTATGAGTTATTATCCCGGGGAGGAAATCTGGACTGGTATGTCTACAACAAAGAACCCGGCATCGATTGGTTAAAAAAACTGGAGAGACATTATAAAAATATCGTCTGGCTGAATCCCATAAAAAAAGAACGCTGGGGATATGCGTGGGGATCCCGCACCATCGCACTGGTACGGGACGTATTTCCGATGTACGAGTTGACGCTCGACGGGCTGGACGCCGCGATACAGAAGCTTCTTTCACGATAA
- a CDS encoding AAA family ATPase, with product MKKFRGSNDYVASGELMNAVNVAIALEKPLLIKGEPGTGKTMLAQSIADALEMPLYIWGIKSTTRAQEGLYVYDTVQRLYDSQFGEGDVSDISRYIRLGRLGEAFTSEEQAVLLIDEIDKADLEFPNDLLWELDRMEFYITETKTTVRTKHRPVVIITSNAEKELPDAFLRRCIFHYIDFPDEEKMREIIRVHYGDIDRRLVDEAMKAFYDICHMNDIMKKPSTSELLDWIQALQIGGVDVKRIREEIPYVGVLLKKNQDIELLRAYRR from the coding sequence ATGAAAAAATTCAGAGGAAGTAATGACTATGTGGCGTCCGGAGAACTGATGAACGCCGTGAACGTGGCGATCGCACTGGAAAAGCCTTTGTTAATCAAGGGAGAGCCCGGAACGGGAAAGACCATGCTTGCCCAGTCTATCGCCGACGCGCTGGAGATGCCGCTGTACATCTGGGGCATCAAATCCACGACGCGGGCGCAGGAGGGCCTGTACGTCTATGACACGGTGCAGCGCCTGTATGACAGCCAGTTCGGCGAAGGGGACGTCTCGGACATTTCCCGGTACATACGTCTCGGCAGGCTGGGTGAGGCGTTCACCTCCGAGGAACAGGCGGTTCTGCTTATCGATGAGATCGATAAGGCGGATCTGGAGTTCCCCAACGACCTGCTGTGGGAGCTGGACCGTATGGAATTCTATATTACAGAGACAAAGACGACGGTGAGAACAAAACATCGTCCGGTGGTGATCATCACGTCAAATGCGGAGAAGGAGCTGCCGGACGCTTTTCTGCGCCGGTGTATTTTCCATTACATCGATTTCCCGGATGAGGAGAAGATGCGGGAGATTATCCGGGTGCATTACGGAGACATCGACAGGAGACTGGTGGATGAAGCGATGAAGGCGTTTTATGACATCTGCCATATGAATGATATTATGAAGAAACCGAGCACCTCGGAGCTGCTGGACTGGATCCAGGCGCTGCAGATCGGCGGCGTCGATGTCAAGAGGATCCGGGAGGAAATTCCCTATGTGGGCGTGCTGCTGAAGAAAAATCAGGATATCGAGCTCCTCAGGGCGTACAGGAGATAA
- a CDS encoding lysine exporter LysO family protein — MFYVALYLSMLVIGYLGGYRMRDRRIGEKASEVIMMVFISLLVLIMGLRMGSNQQVIDNIGPIGLISLVFTVLLWIGTCFAVSAARRLMRLDKWGFLHEKTPGGQGSLTGDGDTPEESVMLKHIDDVEETADRKTGNDNSMTRLILLMLALGLAIGFFGIRTVLDHEQMLVFDDLSSRALVVGLCIMILAIGYGMGLSGEVIRALSKIGARVLVIPVAILVGTTVSAILIGLIFPQITVRESMAIGYGYGWYTYAPICIGHAGHQVASAISFMHNVLRELGGIVLIPVLAKRIGYIETASIPGICVMDVALPILQRATRDEIIAYAFAIGLFEELFTTVLVPLAIG; from the coding sequence ATGTTTTATGTCGCTCTGTATCTGAGCATGCTTGTAATTGGATATCTCGGAGGATACCGGATGCGGGATCGCCGGATCGGGGAGAAGGCCTCCGAGGTCATTATGATGGTGTTTATTTCCCTTCTGGTACTGATTATGGGACTTCGGATGGGATCGAATCAGCAAGTGATCGACAATATCGGACCGATCGGGCTGATCTCTCTTGTCTTTACCGTGCTGCTGTGGATCGGCACCTGCTTCGCGGTATCGGCGGCGCGCAGGCTTATGCGCCTGGACAAATGGGGGTTCCTCCATGAAAAGACACCCGGCGGGCAGGGAAGTCTGACCGGAGACGGTGATACGCCGGAGGAGTCGGTGATGCTGAAGCATATCGACGATGTAGAGGAAACCGCCGACCGGAAAACCGGAAATGACAACAGCATGACCCGTCTGATTCTCCTGATGCTTGCACTCGGCCTTGCGATCGGTTTCTTTGGAATCAGAACCGTGCTGGATCATGAGCAGATGCTTGTCTTCGACGACCTGAGCTCCAGAGCGCTGGTGGTCGGCCTGTGCATCATGATTCTCGCGATCGGTTACGGCATGGGGCTCAGCGGTGAAGTGATCCGCGCCCTGAGCAAAATCGGAGCAAGGGTTCTGGTGATTCCCGTTGCGATTCTGGTGGGGACTACAGTCTCGGCAATTCTGATCGGCCTGATCTTCCCGCAGATTACCGTGCGGGAATCCATGGCCATCGGATACGGCTACGGATGGTACACCTATGCGCCCATCTGTATCGGGCACGCCGGACATCAGGTGGCGTCTGCCATCTCCTTTATGCACAACGTGCTGCGGGAGCTGGGCGGTATCGTGCTGATTCCGGTTCTGGCGAAACGTATCGGATATATTGAGACCGCATCGATTCCGGGAATCTGTGTTATGGACGTGGCGCTGCCGATTCTGCAGCGCGCGACGAGGGATGAAATTATCGCCTATGCCTTTGCTATCGGTCTGTTTGAGGAACTGTTCACAACCGTGCTGGTGCCGCTGGCAATCGGATAG
- a CDS encoding lysine exporter LysO family protein, with product MGDMALYLGITVVGYFIGDRYRKKGRNLPWTAKVQTAAIAVLVFAMGLRIGANREIVGQLDTIGLYAFAFTIVVMVFSVVCIFFVRKLLGINRYGLMKTDQTEDPVEKAIEENVSGASGRRGVDPMTLVILGFVAAGIAAGYFGFALRLENFDSFNETISLIIKLGLCTLLIFVGIDIGTEGKVVAHFRKVGVRILAIPAAVIVGTLAGSAVCALFLPISLRESLAVGAGFGWYTLAPGIIMDRGYVLAGAICFMHNVMRELLGILSIPLVARYVGFVESCGLPGSSSMDVCLPIIERATSGTTAIYSFVNGVVLSFAVPVLVTLFIA from the coding sequence ATGGGAGATATGGCACTTTATCTGGGAATCACTGTCGTCGGATATTTCATCGGCGACCGGTACCGGAAAAAGGGAAGAAATCTGCCCTGGACCGCGAAGGTGCAGACTGCGGCGATTGCGGTGCTGGTTTTCGCGATGGGACTGCGAATCGGCGCCAACAGAGAAATCGTAGGTCAGCTGGATACCATCGGGCTGTACGCCTTCGCGTTCACCATTGTCGTGATGGTGTTCAGCGTTGTGTGCATTTTTTTTGTGAGAAAACTGCTCGGAATCAATCGCTATGGACTGATGAAGACGGATCAGACAGAGGATCCGGTGGAGAAGGCCATCGAGGAGAATGTGAGCGGAGCGTCCGGAAGACGCGGCGTCGACCCGATGACGCTGGTGATACTGGGTTTTGTGGCTGCCGGAATCGCTGCGGGATATTTCGGGTTTGCGCTTCGTCTGGAAAATTTCGACAGCTTCAATGAGACGATCAGTCTGATCATCAAGCTCGGTCTCTGCACGCTGCTGATTTTCGTCGGAATCGATATCGGGACTGAAGGAAAGGTTGTCGCCCACTTCCGAAAAGTGGGAGTCCGGATTCTGGCTATTCCAGCCGCGGTTATCGTCGGAACACTGGCGGGATCCGCAGTCTGTGCGCTTTTTCTGCCGATCAGCCTCAGGGAGTCGCTGGCGGTCGGCGCCGGCTTCGGCTGGTATACGCTGGCGCCCGGAATCATTATGGACCGGGGATATGTCCTGGCGGGAGCAATCTGTTTTATGCACAATGTAATGCGTGAACTGCTGGGGATTCTTTCGATTCCGCTTGTAGCAAGATATGTGGGCTTTGTGGAGAGCTGCGGGCTCCCGGGTTCATCCTCAATGGATGTCTGTCTCCCGATCATCGAACGGGCGACCAGCGGAACGACGGCGATTTATTCCTTTGTGAACGGCGTTGTGCTGTCCTTTGCCGTTCCGGTGCTGGTTACTTTGTTCATCGCGTGA
- a CDS encoding alanine/ornithine racemase family PLP-dependent enzyme, whose translation MVKQLYPRVEINLEYLKENAEQMVKRCADKGIEIAGVIKGTTGLPECARAFAEGGCTMIASSRLEQLEDARNAGIELPFLLLRVPMPSEVPEVIRLTDISLNSELSVLKALNEEAGRQNRKHEVILMADLGDLREGYWDKNEMTDVAEQVETGMEHLELAGVGTNLGCYGSILATKEKLDELVDVAERIEARIGRKLRYISGGATSSLMRVLDGDIPERINMLRCGEGILLARDLELFYGYDMSFMHQDVYTLKAEIIEVKEKPTHPVGQISVDAFGHTPDYVDRGIRKRALLGIGKVDYGSIEDIFPREKGVQVIGASSDHTILDVEECGRDLKPGDIVDFDINYASLVYVTNCRNVQIVYV comes from the coding sequence ATGGTAAAACAGCTATATCCGAGAGTTGAGATCAATCTGGAATATTTAAAGGAAAATGCGGAGCAGATGGTGAAGCGATGCGCGGACAAGGGAATCGAGATTGCCGGTGTCATCAAGGGCACGACGGGACTTCCGGAATGCGCCAGAGCTTTTGCGGAGGGCGGATGCACCATGATTGCCTCTTCGCGTCTGGAGCAGCTGGAGGACGCGCGGAATGCGGGCATAGAACTGCCGTTTCTGCTGCTGCGGGTGCCGATGCCCAGCGAGGTTCCGGAGGTTATCCGGCTGACGGATATCAGTCTGAACAGCGAGCTTTCCGTTTTGAAGGCGCTGAATGAAGAGGCCGGAAGGCAGAACCGGAAGCACGAGGTCATTCTCATGGCGGATCTGGGCGATCTGCGGGAAGGCTACTGGGACAAGAATGAGATGACAGATGTGGCGGAACAGGTGGAAACCGGGATGGAACATCTGGAGCTGGCAGGCGTGGGCACCAATCTGGGCTGCTACGGCTCGATTCTGGCAACAAAGGAAAAACTGGACGAACTGGTGGATGTCGCAGAGCGCATTGAAGCGAGAATCGGCAGAAAGCTCCGGTACATTTCCGGCGGAGCGACAAGCAGTCTGATGCGCGTTCTGGACGGGGATATTCCCGAGCGGATCAATATGCTCCGGTGCGGGGAGGGAATCCTCCTGGCCAGAGACCTGGAGCTGTTCTATGGCTATGATATGAGTTTTATGCATCAGGATGTGTACACGCTGAAGGCAGAGATTATTGAAGTGAAAGAGAAACCGACGCATCCGGTGGGACAGATCTCGGTGGACGCTTTCGGGCATACCCCGGATTACGTGGACCGCGGAATCCGGAAGAGAGCGCTTCTGGGAATCGGTAAGGTCGATTACGGGAGCATCGAGGACATCTTCCCGAGGGAGAAGGGAGTTCAGGTGATCGGAGCCTCCAGCGACCACACGATTCTGGATGTGGAGGAGTGCGGACGGGATCTGAAGCCCGGAGATATTGTGGATTTCGATATCAACTATGCATCCCTGGTCTACGTGACAAACTGCAGGAATGTGCAGATCGTCTATGTATAG
- a CDS encoding IS256 family transposase, with the protein MTDGKRAIIQGLLQEYDIQNAQDIQDALKDLLGGTIKEMMEAEMDDHLGYEKSERTSDDREGRNYRNGYKNKRVNSSYGSMDIDVPQDRNSSFEPKIMKKRQKDISDIDQKIISMYAKGMTTKQISETMQDIYRFEASEGFISDVTDKILPQIEEWQNRPLSAVYPIIFIDAIHFSVREDSIVHKVAAYVVLGINTERKKEVLSLVIGENESSKYWLTVLNSLKNRGVQDILILGSDGLSGIKEAITTAYPETEQQRCIVHMVRNTLKYVANKDMKEFAKDLKTVYTAVNEEVALEQLERVNGKWSPQYPYAMKRWYENWDAVSPIFKFSADVRKAFYTTNAIESLNATLRRLNRQRSVFPSAQALLKALYLATFEATRKWTMPIRNWGQILGELAIMYPDRIPE; encoded by the coding sequence ATGACGGACGGGAAACGAGCGATCATTCAGGGACTGCTGCAGGAATATGATATCCAGAATGCTCAGGATATCCAGGACGCGTTGAAAGATCTTCTCGGTGGAACCATCAAAGAAATGATGGAAGCAGAGATGGATGACCATCTCGGGTATGAAAAGTCAGAGCGGACGAGCGATGACCGTGAGGGCCGTAATTACAGGAACGGCTACAAAAACAAACGTGTAAATTCCAGCTATGGCAGTATGGATATCGATGTGCCGCAGGACCGGAATTCTTCCTTCGAGCCGAAAATCATGAAGAAGCGGCAGAAAGACATTTCTGACATCGATCAGAAAATTATCTCCATGTACGCGAAAGGGATGACAACGAAGCAGATCTCGGAAACGATGCAGGATATCTATAGGTTCGAGGCGTCGGAGGGCTTTATTTCCGATGTTACAGACAAGATCCTCCCACAGATCGAAGAATGGCAGAACCGGCCGCTTTCCGCGGTATATCCGATCATATTCATCGATGCCATCCATTTCTCCGTACGGGAGGACAGTATCGTTCACAAGGTGGCCGCATATGTGGTTCTGGGAATCAACACCGAAAGAAAGAAGGAAGTCCTTTCTCTGGTCATCGGAGAGAACGAGAGTAGCAAATACTGGCTCACTGTATTGAATTCATTGAAAAACCGTGGTGTCCAGGACATTCTTATCCTCGGCTCGGACGGACTCTCCGGGATCAAAGAGGCGATCACAACTGCTTACCCGGAGACGGAGCAGCAGCGCTGCATCGTCCATATGGTGCGAAACACGCTGAAATATGTGGCAAACAAAGACATGAAAGAATTCGCCAAAGATCTGAAAACAGTCTATACGGCGGTAAATGAAGAAGTCGCTCTGGAGCAGCTCGAAAGAGTGAACGGAAAATGGTCGCCGCAGTACCCGTATGCCATGAAACGCTGGTATGAGAACTGGGATGCTGTTTCTCCGATCTTCAAGTTTTCCGCGGACGTTCGGAAGGCATTTTACACGACTAATGCGATCGAGTCGCTGAATGCCACGCTGCGCAGGCTGAACCGTCAGAGGTCCGTATTTCCAAGCGCTCAGGCACTTCTGAAGGCTCTGTATCTGGCCACGTTCGAAGCCACCAGAAAATGGACGATGCCGATCCGGAACTGGGGTCAGATCCTGGGAGAACTGGCGATCATGTACCCGGACAGGATCCCAGAATAG
- a CDS encoding transposase — protein sequence MNDIIRFLELEDPAITIEDISTEGRVKTVTLSTPPEIRFCPRCSFRMHSRGIRIRRVNHPILQDTYQLVLLLKQRRWRCTNGQCRYEENESFNFISKHRRNTNAADFLIVNEFRDLTKSAADIARKFNTSDTYAINVFEGNQSFLGSLFIRV from the coding sequence ATGAATGATATCATAAGATTTCTTGAATTAGAAGACCCTGCAATAACAATCGAGGACATCTCCACAGAGGGACGTGTCAAAACGGTTACGTTGTCGACACCACCGGAGATCAGATTCTGTCCCCGGTGCAGCTTTCGAATGCATTCCAGAGGGATCAGGATCCGAAGGGTCAATCATCCGATATTGCAGGACACGTATCAGTTAGTCCTTTTACTGAAGCAGCGGCGCTGGCGCTGTACGAACGGGCAATGTCGATATGAAGAAAATGAATCTTTTAATTTCATAAGTAAACACCGTCGGAACACAAACGCAGCCGACTTTCTCATCGTCAATGAATTCCGGGATCTGACTAAGTCTGCCGCAGATATCGCAAGGAAGTTCAACACTTCTGACACATACGCCATCAACGTATTTGAGGGTAATCAAAGTTTTTTAGGGTCTCTGTTCATTCGGGTCTAA
- a CDS encoding ISL3 family transposase has translation MNDIIRFLELEDPAITIEDISTEGRVKTVTLSTPPEIRFCPRCSFRMHSRGIRIRRVNHPILQDTYQLVLLLKQRRWRCTNGQCRYEENESFNFISKHRRNTNAADFLIVNEFRDLTKSAADIARKFNTSDTYAINVFDRYVNMKRIALTDAISIDEVHLDIDQICQYALVVQDFHTGEVIDLLESRRQNVTEPYFASIPKEERFAVQYLITDMNNEYLRYVERYFPNAVSVVDSFHVIQWIVKELADFIRDLQNTIRERDEIRQKKLSEKAGHQVRLPMSDELYLLKHYRFLLLSNADSITYHEEPHMDRHFRCLMRTSDYKERFFLIDPALKELHDLKERYVRFNTVNAGKPQKAAIELNQLINDYAHCDHDIFIRFSRLLKRHREPIINSFVLMERLDKNGGAIISRLSNGPIESTNRKAKDLKRMGRGFRNFNHFRNRFLFASRNDPQLNGREPVGQDRPRSLRYRNTVPKSKQRVLNAELESILEMYDCSKDELLSLRHWVAEGNSPFNNPDRILNEAGLPCDFIAASRILDEAFLDINKGGDLR, from the coding sequence ATGAATGATATCATAAGATTTCTTGAATTAGAAGACCCTGCAATAACAATCGAGGACATCTCCACAGAGGGACGTGTCAAAACGGTTACGTTGTCGACACCACCGGAGATCAGATTCTGTCCCCGGTGCAGCTTTCGAATGCATTCCAGAGGGATCAGGATCCGAAGGGTCAATCATCCGATATTGCAGGACACGTATCAGTTAGTCCTTTTACTGAAGCAGCGGCGCTGGCGCTGTACGAACGGGCAATGTCGATATGAAGAAAATGAATCTTTTAATTTCATAAGTAAACACCGTCGGAACACAAACGCAGCCGACTTTCTCATCGTCAATGAATTCCGGGATCTGACTAAGTCTGCCGCAGATATCGCAAGGAAGTTCAACACTTCTGACACATACGCCATCAACGTATTTGACCGGTATGTCAACATGAAGAGGATTGCCCTGACGGATGCGATCAGCATCGACGAAGTTCATCTCGACATCGATCAGATATGTCAATATGCGCTGGTCGTTCAGGATTTTCATACAGGAGAAGTGATTGATCTGCTCGAAAGCCGCAGGCAGAATGTGACTGAACCATACTTCGCATCCATTCCAAAGGAAGAACGTTTTGCCGTTCAATATCTCATCACGGACATGAACAATGAATATCTTCGCTATGTTGAGAGATACTTTCCGAACGCAGTATCTGTCGTAGATTCTTTCCATGTGATCCAGTGGATCGTCAAAGAACTTGCGGATTTCATACGCGATCTGCAGAATACGATCAGAGAGCGTGACGAAATACGGCAGAAAAAACTGTCGGAAAAGGCCGGACACCAGGTAAGGCTTCCAATGTCCGATGAACTGTATCTGCTGAAGCACTACCGTTTCCTTTTACTTTCCAATGCAGATTCCATCACATATCACGAGGAACCACACATGGACCGGCACTTCAGATGCCTGATGAGAACCTCCGATTACAAGGAACGCTTTTTTCTCATTGATCCCGCGTTGAAAGAACTCCATGATCTGAAAGAGCGTTATGTGCGATTCAACACAGTAAATGCCGGCAAGCCTCAAAAGGCGGCAATCGAATTGAATCAACTGATCAATGACTACGCCCATTGCGATCACGACATCTTTATCCGTTTTTCCAGACTCCTGAAACGACACAGGGAACCTATCATCAACTCATTCGTTCTGATGGAACGGCTTGATAAAAACGGGGGCGCTATCATTTCGAGATTGTCCAACGGTCCTATCGAATCCACGAACAGAAAGGCCAAAGATCTGAAACGGATGGGGCGGGGTTTCCGTAATTTCAACCATTTTCGGAATCGGTTCCTCTTTGCTTCAAGAAACGATCCCCAATTAAACGGACGCGAGCCTGTCGGACAAGACCGGCCTCGTTCTTTAAGATACCGGAACACAGTTCCTAAGAGTAAACAGCGCGTCCTGAACGCTGAGCTCGAGTCGATTCTCGAAATGTACGACTGCTCAAAGGACGAGCTTCTTTCCCTTCGGCACTGGGTGGCTGAAGGCAACAGTCCTTTTAACAACCCGGATAGGATCCTCAATGAAGCGGGGCTTCCATGTGACTTCATTGCTGCCAGCAGAATACTGGACGAAGCCTTTCTTGACATCAATAAGGGAGGTGATTTGAGATGA
- a CDS encoding transposase — protein MKRIALTDAISIDEVHLDIDQICQYALVVQDFHTGEVIDLLESRRQNVTEPYFASIPKEERFAVQYLITDMNNEYLRYVERYFPNAVSVVDSFHVIQWIVKELADFIRDLQNTIRERDEIRQKKLSEKAGHQVRLPMSDELYLLKHYRFLLLSNADSITYHEEPHMDRHFRCLMRTSDYKERFFLIDPALKELHDLKERYVRFNTVNAGKPQKAAIELNQLINDYAHCDHDIFIRFSRLLKRHREPIINSFVLMERLDKNGGAIISRLSNGPIESTNRKAKDLKRMGRGFRNFNHFRNRFLFASRNDPQLNGREPVGQDRPRSLRYRNTVPKSKQRVLNAELESILEMYDCSKDELLSLRHWVAEGNSPFNNPDRILNEAGLPCDFIAASRILDEAFLDINKGGDLR, from the coding sequence ATGAAGAGGATTGCCCTGACGGATGCGATCAGCATCGACGAAGTTCATCTCGACATCGATCAGATATGTCAATATGCGCTGGTCGTTCAGGATTTTCATACAGGAGAAGTGATTGATCTGCTCGAAAGCCGCAGGCAGAATGTGACTGAACCATACTTCGCATCCATTCCAAAGGAAGAACGTTTTGCCGTTCAATATCTCATCACGGACATGAACAATGAATATCTTCGCTATGTTGAGAGATACTTTCCGAACGCAGTATCTGTCGTAGATTCTTTCCATGTGATCCAGTGGATCGTCAAAGAACTTGCGGATTTCATACGCGATCTGCAGAATACGATCAGAGAGCGTGACGAAATACGGCAGAAAAAACTGTCGGAAAAGGCCGGACACCAGGTAAGGCTTCCAATGTCCGATGAACTGTATCTGCTGAAGCACTACCGTTTCCTTTTACTTTCCAATGCAGATTCCATCACATATCACGAGGAACCACACATGGACCGGCACTTCAGATGCCTGATGAGAACCTCCGATTACAAGGAACGCTTTTTTCTCATTGATCCCGCGTTGAAAGAACTCCATGATCTGAAAGAGCGTTATGTGCGATTCAACACAGTAAATGCCGGCAAGCCTCAAAAGGCGGCAATCGAATTGAATCAACTGATCAATGACTACGCCCATTGCGATCACGACATCTTTATCCGTTTTTCCAGACTCCTGAAACGACACAGGGAACCTATCATCAACTCATTCGTTCTGATGGAACGGCTTGATAAAAACGGGGGCGCTATCATTTCGAGATTGTCCAACGGTCCTATCGAATCCACGAACAGAAAGGCCAAAGATCTGAAACGGATGGGGCGGGGTTTCCGTAATTTCAACCATTTTCGGAATCGGTTCCTCTTTGCTTCAAGAAACGATCCCCAATTAAACGGACGCGAGCCTGTCGGACAAGACCGGCCTCGTTCTTTAAGATACCGGAACACAGTTCCTAAGAGTAAACAGCGCGTCCTGAACGCTGAGCTCGAGTCGATTCTCGAAATGTACGACTGCTCAAAGGACGAGCTTCTTTCCCTTCGGCACTGGGTGGCTGAAGGCAACAGTCCTTTTAACAACCCGGATAGGATCCTCAATGAAGCGGGGCTTCCATGTGACTTCATTGCTGCCAGCAGAATACTGGACGAAGCCTTTCTTGACATCAATAAGGGAGGTGATTTGAGATGA